The following is a genomic window from Verrucosispora sp. WMMD573.
CGCCCGGGGTGGCCCGCTGACCCGGCAGGGCGCCTGGACCATCCTGCGCCGCGCCGCGCAGCGGGCCGGGCTCAGCGTCGAGGGCCCCGGGGCCGTGTCGCCGCACACGTTGCGCCACTCGTACGCCACCCACCTGCTCGACGGCGGGGCCGACGTGCGGGTGGTGCAGGAACTGCTCGGCCACGCCTCGGTCACCACCACCCAGGTCTACACACTTGTCACCGTCGACAGGTTGCGCGAGGTCTACGCCACCGCACATCCCCGAGCGCTGAACTGACCGTCGGCGCTGCTCTGCGTACCTGCGCGACCGGTGATCGATGGTGCGGTCGCCGACCCGATCCCGTCGGCGCCGGTCGCGTGCTGACGGCCTGACCTGCCGGCGGCCGGTGCCGCCGGCCGACACGCCGAGCGGGTGCCGAACGCCCTGCTCGCCGGTGGCGTACAGTCGGCATGGCGCGGCCCTCGCGGCGAGTGGACCGGGGTGCGCAGCGGCACCGCGAAGGACGTCGGGCGGCTCCGACGCCGCACGGTCGTCGGGAGGGGGCAACGAGGACATGGCTGGCAACGGTGACCGTGCCGAGACCTGGACGTCGGAGCTCCGCGAGCAGCAGAACGCCCTCGGCTCGGATCTGGGCCCGGCGGACCCGGCCGCCTACACCATGCGCAAGCCGATCCCGGAGCCCATGCCCACCGATCGGCACGGGCCGGCCCGCATCATCGCGATGGCCAACCAGAAGGGCGGGGTCGGCAAGACCACCACCACCATCAACCTCGGCGCCGCGCTGGCCGAGTACGGCCGCAAGGTGCTGCTTGTCGACTTCGACCCGCAGGGCGCCCTCTCCGTCGGGCTGGGCGTCAACCCGCACAACCTGGACCTGTCGGTCTACAACCTGCTCATGCAGGACGACGTCACCGCCGACGACGTGCTCATCAAGACCGACGTGGCCGGGCTGCACCTGCTGCCGGCCAACATCGATCTCTCCGCCGCCGAGATCCAGCTGGTCAACGAGGTCGCCCGCGAGATGGCTCTGGCCCGGGTGCTCAAGAGCATCCGCAAGGAGTACGACTACATCCTGATCGACTGCCAGCCGTCACTCGGTCTGCTGGCGATCAACGCGTTGACCGTCTCGCACGGCGTGCTGATCCCGCTGGAGTGCGAGTTCTTCAGCCTGCGTGGCGTGGCGCTGCTGCTGGACACCATCGACAAGGTACGTGAGCGGCTCAACTTCGACCTGGAACTCGAGGGCATCCTCGCCACCATGTACGACAGCCGCACCACGCACTGTCGGCAGGTGCTGCAACGGGTGGTCGAGGCGTTCGGCGACAAGGTCTACCAAACGGTGATCACCAAGACCGTGAAGTTCCCCGAGTCCACCGTCGCCGGCTCACCCATCACCACGCTCGACCCGGCCTCCTCGGGGGCCCGCAACTACCGTCAGCTGGCCCGCGAGGTGATCGCCGCGCAGGCCGAGCGGTAGGAGGCGCTGAACCGAGGTGTCCCGACCGTGGACTACCGTCGTCGGCGTGAGCGCCCCGCCCCTCGACCCCACCGCTGCGGCTGACCCGCCGCCGGTGGTGGCTGACCCAACCGTCTCGAACAGCGACGGGGAGCCGACGGTCGTTGCCGACCCAGCGGCGCCGACGGAGGCTGCGGCGCCAACTGAGCCGGCGGAGGGTGCCGGGTTCACCGTACGGCTGGCCAACTTCACCGGCCCGTTCGACCTGCTGCTGCAACTCATCGGCAAGCACAAACTCGACGTCACCGAGGTCGCACTGCACCAGGTGACCGACGAGTTCATCGCCTACATCCGGGCCATGGGCGACGACTGGGACCTGGACGAGGCGAGCGAGTTCCTCCTGGTCGCCGCGACCCTGCTCGACCTGAAGGCCGCTCGGTTGCTGCCCGCCGCCGAGGTCGAGGACCCGGAGGATCTGGCCCTGCTGGAGGCGCGGGACCTGCTCTTCGCCCGGCTGTTGCAGTACAAGGCGTACAAGGAGGCGGCGGCGCACATCGCCGCACTGGAGGAGGTCGGCGGCCGGCGCTACCCACGGGCCGTCACCCTCGAAGCCCGCTACGCCGACGCGCTGCCCGACCTGGTGCTGGGGATCGGTCCGCCACGACTGCTCAAGCTGGCGGTGCGGGCGATGACCCCGAAGCCGGTGCCCGAGGTGTCCGTCGCCCACGTGCACATGGTCCGGGTCAGCGTCCGGGAACACGCTGGCATCATCGCCGAACGGCTACGGCGGGCCGGCACCGCCAGCTTCTCGCTGCTCTGCGCCGACTGCGAGGCCACCCTGGAGGTGGTCGCCCGGTTCCTCGCCCTGCTGGAGTTGTACCGGCAGGGGGTGGTGGCCTTCGTCCAGGAGCAGGCGCTGGAGGAGTTGACCGTGCGCTGGACGGGTCCCGCCGACGGTGGCCCGGCACTGGCTATCGACGAGTACGCCGGCACACCACCCGAGACGTCCACCGAGCCGCCGTCCGGGCCGTCCACGGAGCTGCCGTCCGGGCCGTCCACGGAGCTGCCGTCCGGGCCGTCCACGGAGCTGCCGTCCGGGCCGTCCACGGAGCTGCCGTCCGGGCCGTCCACGGAGCTGCCGTCCGGGCCGTCCATGGAGCTGCCGTCCGGGCCGGAGTCGCCTTCTGGGCCGCCGCCGGATGGCGGGCCGGCGGCGGACGGTGCTGGTGGCGCTGCGAGCACCGGTGACGCCGATACTCGCGGTCCTGGTGTCGGCGCTGCCGGTGCTGGGTTCGGCGAAGCTGGTGCTGGTGTTGGTGCCGACGAGGCTGAGGCGATGGAAACGACCGAGGAGCGTGCTGGATGAGCAACGAAGAGCGGCCGGACTCCCTGGCCGAACAGGCCGCCGCCTGGATTCCACCGTGGCAGCGCCCGGCTCCCGCCCCACCAGAGGACTCCGCCCCGTCCACTGATCCCGCCCCGTCCACTCCTCCGGCCTCGCCCACTGATCCCGCCCCGTCCACTCCTCCGGCCTCGCCCGCCGATCCCGCCGCTGCCCCCACCACCGCCGCCTCGGTTGCGGTGGGGGAGGCCGCGGATCTTGGTGCGCAGGTGCCCCTCCAGGGGCCGCTCCCGTCCAAGATCGAATTGGTCGAAGGGCGCGCTGGGGGAGGGGG
Proteins encoded in this region:
- a CDS encoding ParA family protein, which codes for MAGNGDRAETWTSELREQQNALGSDLGPADPAAYTMRKPIPEPMPTDRHGPARIIAMANQKGGVGKTTTTINLGAALAEYGRKVLLVDFDPQGALSVGLGVNPHNLDLSVYNLLMQDDVTADDVLIKTDVAGLHLLPANIDLSAAEIQLVNEVAREMALARVLKSIRKEYDYILIDCQPSLGLLAINALTVSHGVLIPLECEFFSLRGVALLLDTIDKVRERLNFDLELEGILATMYDSRTTHCRQVLQRVVEAFGDKVYQTVITKTVKFPESTVAGSPITTLDPASSGARNYRQLAREVIAAQAER